TGAGCGGTATGCAAACCTTACAGTTAAAATATCATCAGAAACCCTACCCAGACAATAGTATCTTTTTTCATCAATGCTATGCCAAGTCCTCCAAAATAATACGATTGTGGTCTAAAAAAGCTAGTTGTAAAAATAGCATACGGAACTATTCGTCCATTGTCAATATATTTATATGGCGTATTATATGTGGAAAAGGGGACGTTGTTGCTTTATTGCTTTAAGGAAATTGGGGTCAGGTCTTGCAATCATACAAAACAGGTTAAAGAACAAAGACGGCCGCTGACGCGGAAAAACCAGCGTCAGAAAATAATAGCACATTCGGCGGTTTATTCGGATAAGCTTAATCGAATGTCCGCCATTGTGATAAATAATTTACTGGAAGTATCCTTGAAGGGAGTAAAGCCAAATTTTTTATAGAATTCAACTGATCCTTTTTTAGCGTCAACCAGAACTATTGGAAATGCAACAGTCTCACTGGCAAATAGAAGTTTTCTTAAAGCGTCTACCAGCAACCATTCACCATAACCTTGTTTTTTATAGCTTTTATCAATGGCCAGCCTGGCAATTAGACCAGCAGAACTAACGTTGCGGTGTTTTTTTCGCAATTTAATCGGTAAGGCATTAAGGTTGATAGGTGCCATAGTTAAACTGTAGTATCCAATGATCCGTTCTGGATGCCTGTCATCTTCAAGAACAAAGGTACGGGTATTATCCTTCTTCGATTGTTGGTTTGCCATAATCTTGAGATAAGAGTTTAAGGCTTCTATCCCACAATCAAACCTGTTACGGTCATGTTTGTCTTTATCTAGAGCAACAGTGATCATAATTGGTTTTTACCTTTGTAGCGCTGAGATGCCTTTTGTAAACGAACATTTGGTTTAGGAGGCGTGTCAAGAGCCTCCACGAGCATCAATGCATCACGCCGGGAGAGTTTTAACGAACGCTCTCGGTCCATAATTTTCTTAGCTTTCTCTATTGCTGCATTAAGAACAAAAGAATTCAAACTGGACATACCAGCTATAGCGGCAGCTTGGGCAAGTAGATCCTGGGTGTCTGCATCAACTCTGGCAGTGATACGAGGGCGTGCGGTATTCATAATAACAACCTCCATAAAAGTGTCAATTTGTCACATATTTACAACTATGTCATAATTACTTTTGAAAGTCAAGGTGTGTCAAATTGACACTTGGGAAATGGGGTCAGGTCTTGCAATCATACAAAACAGGTTAGAGGACAAGGACGGCCGCTGACGCGGGGAAAGTAGCGTCAAAGAGCAATAGCATATTCGGCGGATTATGGGTGGAATTTTAGGTGAAAGGATAAAGGATAAAGGATAAAGGATAAAGGATAAAGGATAAAGGTTAAAGGATATGGGACGTCCCCGATTCACCAGAGCCATACAACAACTGTTTAGAAAGCGGATGCACACGCTTCCAGTCGCTGCTGGCATGTTCCGCATGCCAAAGATCATAGTTTTTCTGCAAATTGATCCACAACTCGGGGATAGTCCCGAAAGCTCTTGCAAGTCGTAACGCCATATCCGTTACCGTAATTTTCGTCACCCCCAGATAGTCTTCTCTCATCAGCCTTTTTTGTTTATTAGCCATAGACTCACAGTATAACAGGGTGGGAAGTCCCCTCCCCCACGTCAAACCGGACAGACAGATTTCCCGCATCCGGCTTTAAAGAAGGATCTTGCCTCAGGCATGCACATTTACCAAAGTTATGCTACAGATAAATCAAACCCAATCGTTTGAAATAGTGACTGCTTGCACCGGCAGAGCCTCCCAGGATCGTACCAGCAGAGCTGGTGGTTTAATGTTTTCAATTAACATAGTGCCTACTTTCATGGCACAAACTCACACGGTCTGATACTGACACCGAACTTATATTTTAACCGTCTGCGTAGGACTGTGTGGATATGTGGCTAATAAGCCGAATTATTGCACTTCCCAATGTCCTCCTTTATTCGGACCAATTCGGGTTGCGGAAGGTTAAGGAATATTTTTAAGTAATCCACTGGCGTATTTGTGCAGCACGCTTCCAATCAAGGTTTGGTAAGGGATCCCTTCACGGGCAGCCTTACGCTGCAAAGCGGAAAGATCGTTTTCCGAAATCCTGATGTTGATTTTTCGGTTTTTTTTCATGGTATTCCGGGCAATGGCTTGAAAATCAGTTTTAGTTTCGGAAGGCTTCAGCCTGCCGTTTTCATATGCTTCCAGGATTTCATTTTCATAGTCATCAAGGTTCATCTGCTTTTGTTTTTCAGCCATTTTCTTCTCCAAAGGAAAAAATAGAAGAAAAAATAGGGGACAGACCACGGTTTTTAGAAGAAAAAATAGGGGACAGACCACGGTTTTTATGATATAGGCACTATAGGCAAAAATATAATTATGCAAATGCGATGATACTTATACCAAAAGGAAGCTAATTATGCCACGACGTTCTCGAATCATCGTTCCCGGCGTACCGATTCATATAATCCAAAGGGGCAACAATCGGCAGGCGTGTTTTTATACGGAAGACGATTTCCAATGCTACCTCGATTGGTTGAAAGAGTATGCCTCTGTAAGCAACTGCGCCATACATGCCTACGTTTTGAT
Above is a window of Pseudomonadota bacterium DNA encoding:
- a CDS encoding GNAT family N-acetyltransferase, translated to MMITVALDKDKHDRNRFDCGIEALNSYLKIMANQQSKKDNTRTFVLEDDRHPERIIGYYSLTMAPINLNALPIKLRKKHRNVSSAGLIARLAIDKSYKKQGYGEWLLVDALRKLLFASETVAFPIVLVDAKKGSVEFYKKFGFTPFKDTSSKLFITMADIRLSLSE
- a CDS encoding DUF1778 domain-containing protein — encoded protein: MNTARPRITARVDADTQDLLAQAAAIAGMSSLNSFVLNAAIEKAKKIMDRERSLKLSRRDALMLVEALDTPPKPNVRLQKASQRYKGKNQL